Genomic DNA from Acipenser ruthenus chromosome 4, fAciRut3.2 maternal haplotype, whole genome shotgun sequence:
CATTTGGGGTAGCTGCAGGGACTGCATCACTAACTGCTTTGGAGTTCTGCTAACATTTTGAACTTTGACACGTTTGAAGATGGTTTGAAGTGCTACTCACATCAGTAcctggtttctgtgttgtgcCTCGCTCCCAAGAAAAGGTATgagttttataatttgttttctgCATGATtacttgttatttttgtattattactaaCCTTGGTAATacaacagagaaaaacaaaaataacctgaatatttgtatttctttcctCCAAGATGGCAGAGAACACCAAACAGACACAGgtttcaaaaacaacaaatggTCATAAACTGGAAGAAGATTTGCCACCCCCTCCACCACCTGGACCCCAGCAGGAAGGGTTGGCCCCAACTGAAGAGCAGGACCCAAGCTTCATACCTGTACCTCCTCCCAAAGAAACCTTCTGCACTTTCTATCAACAGCAACAGAAGAACGAGCTGAAGAGGCTCTACAGGCACATGCACCCAGAGCTGAGAAACAAACTAGAGGTGGTTGTGTGCAAGGAGCTGGAGGATATGATGAACTCAGACCAAATCCAAGCCCTTGCAGCTGCTGAAGCTGGGCTTCAGGGGGAGGTTCAGTCCATGCGTTGGATTTTTGAGAACTGGAAGCTGGACTCCATTGGAGAGCACCATGCTACTAAAAAGATGCTGGAGGACGAAACTGTCCCGGGTGGAAATGTGAAGGGCACCTCTTCCCTATTTGAACACCAGTCCGAACAAAGCACCCTACTCTCCACCTCAAAAACAGCATGCGAGAATGAGCAAATAAAAGGGGCCGTTCACACGGCTACATGGCTGTTTGAGACACAGCCGCTGGACTGCTTAAACAAACTGTACCCAGAGGAAGATGAAATGGTGGAAGCAGTGCTTAAAGAGCCCATGCAAAGAGGAGACGTGAAAGGAGCACGGCTTCTGTTCGAGTCCTGTCCTTTAGATGCACTGGGGCGCTGCAACTCTGTGGAAGATCGCAGCATCCTGAAGCTGAGATCTGAAATACAGGAACAGAAAGGGGATGTTCAAAAAACTGTGAAGCTCTTCCAAACAGAGCCTTGCTGTGCCATTAGGGATGGCACTGGGAACATTTATGAAATAAAGTCCATATGCAGAGAGGAAATTCAGAGCGACAGTGTCAAGACAGCACGCTGGCTGTTTGAGACTCAGCCCTTGGATTTCATAAACAGGGACAGATCAGAGGTCAGGATCATTAGGGGAATCTCCTTGGAAGAGGCACAAAAGGGAGGGGTTGATAAAAAAAGATGGATGTTTGAAACTCAGTCTTTGGACACCATCCATGAAAGCATCCAAGAGGAAAAGTTCCAAGCAAGCACAGAGGTAGTGGAAAGGGCTGATGTTGATAACAAACGCATTCTCTTCGAGACCCAGCCACTAGCTGCACTTAAATGGGAATGTTCAAAGGACACTTCCTCCAATGAAGAGATAGTTGGAGGGGATGTGAGATCAACCATGTGGTTGTTTGAAACACAGCCTATGGAAAACCTTAAGGACAGCTTTGAAGTGGGACGTTTGAAGAAAGTGACTGTTACCGAGGATGAAAGGGGAACAGTGAAGGAAAGAAAAGAAGTGTTTGAGACATGCACTCTGGATAGTATTTGCAAAGAGGCTTCTCATGAAGAGAGCAGTTCCAATGGCCAAGGGATAGAAAAGGGTGATGTTAAATCTTATAAACACCTTTTTGAAACGATTCCTCTGGGCAGCATTTCTCATACTGAGAGTGAATCTATTGCCAAGCAAGAAGAATTGATGACTGGAAACGTCAAGGACAACAGAGCTTTGTTTGAGACCAGCCCTTTGTATGCAATTAAGGACAGCACTGGAAATTACCATGAAGTGACCACAGTAAGCCGGGAGCAGGTTATCAATGGGAATGTCCAAAACTACAAGTGGATGTTTGAGACTAGGTACTTGGATCAGTTTGAGGAAGGAGCAGGGAAAGTTGAGATCATCAAAGGCATCACCAGGCAAGAAGTGCAAGCTGGGGATGTCAAGACAGCCAAATGGCTTTTTGAGACTCAGCCACTCGGCTGTATCCATAACCAAATCAATCCGACGGAGGAACACTCATCTGTCAAAAAGGAGGTTTCAGAAAAGGGGAATGTCAGGACCTGCAGATGGCTGTTTGAAACACAACCCATGGATATTTTATATGAGAAATCTGAGATGAAACAAGAAGAAGAAACCATACCGAAAGCTGACGTGAAATCCCACACTTGGCTCTTTGAGACCCAACCTTTGGACGCCATAAAAGAAACTTCCGAGCAGTATTTGAAGGTATGCAATGTCTATCAAGACGATGTGAAGACCGTTGACgtgaaaacagtaaaacatcTTTTTGAAACAGAATCGCTAGACAGTCTCGCTGAGCAAGGTGTTAGATATGTTAGCAAAGTGGATGTCCAATCAGGAGATGTATCTCGAGTAAAAGAAATCTTTGAAACAAAGTCTCTTGACACAATAGGTACAGCCTCTGTAAAAATAACAGAAGCTGAAGACAAAGATGAAAGCATCCAGTCGGGATCGGTTCACAAGTTTACCTGGCTTTTTGAAAACCGTCCCATCGATACCATTAAAGAAGTTGAAGAGACCAGTGAAAACAGGCACATCTTAAGTGATGTTAAAGGTGGAGATGTTGGCAATAAAAAGTTTATTTTCGAAACCTTTTCCTTGGACCAAATTCACAATGAGGACAAGGTGATGGAATGCAAGTCAGTTCCCACCGAGGAGCTGCTGAAAAAGGGAGACGTGAAGTCCTGTACAATGCTGTTTGAAACCCAGCCTCTGTACGCAATCAGAGATAAAGAAGGACAGTTTCATGAAGTCACCACAGTAAAGAAGGAGGAGGTCATGAGTGGGGACGTAAGAGGTGCCAGGTGGATGTTTGAAACAAAGCCGCTAGACGCCATTAAGCAGCAGGATGAGATTTTTGTGATCCGTGCTGTCACACAGGAGGACATCCAGAAGGGTGATGTTAAAACAGCTCGATGGAGGTTTGAGACACAGCCACTGGACTCCCTCACGACTGGAGAAAAGCCTCCAGTGAAGACCGTTGAAGATGTCCAAGAGGGGGACGTACAGTTAAACAAACAACTCTTTGAATCTCAAGATGTCAACCAAAAGAAGTATGTGCGAATGGTTAGCGTGAGTGATGTTCAACAAGGGGATGTCAGGACCTCAACCTGGCTGTTTGAGAATCATCCCATCGACACCCTGAAAGGTGAATTCCAGGAAAGTGTGTCTGTGCAAACCGTGCACAGAGAAGACAATCAGAAAGGAGATGTGAAGAGGTCTACATGGTTGTTTGAAACACAGCCATTAGATGCTCTCAAAGAGTCTGAACCCAATGTCAAGATTCTGGAAGAAATGCCCCGGGCAGATGTGAAAAGTACAACCTGGCTATTTGAGTCAACACCCCTTGATAAACTTAGTTCAGAAAGTACGACTGAAACTATGGAAATGGTGGAGAGCGTGAGAAAGACTTTACATTGTCTCTTCAACTTCAATGCAATACGGTCCCATGGTATTGTTATTGAAGCCAACAAATGTCGAAGTGTAAAAATGGCAAAGTATCAGCTAATAGAGAGCCAGGGCCCAGTGATTCAGAAGGAGGAGGTCATTGAAGGCAACATTAAAGGAATAATGCTGCAGTTGCTGCACAGGACAAACGTAGAGCCCCAGGGAATTCTTCTTAAAGAGGATGAACAGGGAAATGTGCAAGTAACAAAACTAGAGCTATCTGTGAGCCAACAACAGTCCAGTACAAAGACTGAAGGGGCACTGATGAAGGCAGATGTAGCTCAAGCTATTGACAACCTTCTCAGCCAAGATACATCTGTGACAAAAGGAATCCTAATCCAAGAAACTGAAAGGGGTCATGCTGAAATGACCATTTATTCCCTCTTCAGTCACCAGGAAAGCAGGGCAGAAAGCCAAGAGGTCATCAAAGGTGATGTGAAATCCACCATTGGCAGTCTTCTGGCTACAACACAAGAGCAAAAGACTGCTGCCTCAGTCACGCTGGGTCAAAGTGAGAAAGGAAACGTTCACTTATATAGGAGCTGCATTGAGAAAGGAGACCTTAACTATCTGAAGAACCTTCAGGAGGAAACCTGTGAGGATGATACTGATTCTCCTCCCAAGGAACAGATTGAAATTGTCCAAGGGGATGTGGAGGGTGCTAAAAGGCATCTCCATCAACATAAAGAGCAGGTACAGAAATCAATCAAGGACATAGTGCCAGGGAACATTAAGTCCACCAAACAAGTGTTCTTGTCCGAAAATGTGTCAGAGCAAAGCAGTGTTCAGAAAGAAGAAATCTTACGTGGGGACATCACTGCTGCTAAGCAGTCACTTGGACAGGCAATGAGTCAGCCAATTGTTGTAGAAAAAGAGGAAATTGTTTCTGGGGACATTAAGGCAACACTGCAGTCCCTGGAGCGTGCAAAGATTCAGAGCAAGCAGCTGGAACGTGAAATCATTGTTCCTGGAACAATATATGATATAACAGTCCCACTGGAGGAAACAGGTTCCACTACAAATGGGAATGAGACTGTAGTGCTTGTTACAAGAGATACCTGTGCAGAAAAGCATGGCATAGAGCAGGGCAATCAAGCAGCAACATGTGTAGTAATGGAAGATGCACACAGTTCTGATCTTCAGGCAGCAATGAAAAGCCTCCGCCAGGCAACAGCTGAAGCAAAAACTGTCCAGCACCATGTCCAAGAGAGGCACCATGCAGTTTCTCAAGCCCATCGAGAACAGCACACTCAACACGTTGCTCAACAGAAGACCAGTGTCCAGCATACAAGGACTGTGCAGACATCCATGCAGATGAAAGAAACTGTTGAGCAAAAGAAACAACTTAGCAGTGTCACAAGGGTAGAGGAATCAACTGTGTCCTCCAAAAGCCAGCAGAAGATAACATCAGCACAACAAAAGGTCAGTGATTCTGTGGAGATTCATCCCATTGGAGCTTGCCAGCAGAGTGAAGTTGCAAAGAGTGCAGATAATAATGTTTATGATGGGGTTTCACAGCCATTGGCTGCTGTTGTCAATCCCTTTATAAACTCAGATTATGATATGCAGTCATCACAAGAAAAGGCAGAACAAGAGATTGCTGTAAGAGGAGATGTAAAGGCTGCTATTAAATCTCTGCAGAATGCTGCAGCAGGGCAGAGAGCAGTAGATAAGGAAGATGTTGTTCGAGGT
This window encodes:
- the LOC117399265 gene encoding xin actin-binding repeat-containing protein 1-like isoform X2 codes for the protein MAENTKQTQVSKTTNGHKLEEDLPPPPPPGPQQEGLAPTEEQDPSFIPVPPPKETFCTFYQQQQKNELKRLYRHMHPELRNKLEVVVCKELEDMMNSDQIQALAAAEAGLQGEVQSMRWIFENWKLDSIGEHHATKKMLEDETVPGGNVKGTSSLFEHQSEQSTLLSTSKTACENEQIKGAVHTATWLFETQPLDCLNKLYPEEDEMVEAVLKEPMQRGDVKGARLLFESCPLDALGRCNSVEDRSILKLRSEIQEQKGDVQKTVKLFQTEPCCAIRDGTGNIYEIKSICREEIQSDSVKTARWLFETQPLDFINRDRSEVRIIRGISLEEAQKGGVDKKRWMFETQSLDTIHESIQEEKFQASTEVVERADVDNKRILFETQPLAALKWECSKDTSSNEEIVGGDVRSTMWLFETQPMENLKDSFEVGRLKKVTVTEDERGTVKERKEVFETCTLDSICKEASHEESSSNGQGIEKGDVKSYKHLFETIPLGSISHTESESIAKQEELMTGNVKDNRALFETSPLYAIKDSTGNYHEVTTVSREQVINGNVQNYKWMFETRYLDQFEEGAGKVEIIKGITRQEVQAGDVKTAKWLFETQPLGCIHNQINPTEEHSSVKKEVSEKGNVRTCRWLFETQPMDILYEKSEMKQEEETIPKADVKSHTWLFETQPLDAIKETSEQYLKVCNVYQDDVKTVDVKTVKHLFETESLDSLAEQGVRYVSKVDVQSGDVSRVKEIFETKSLDTIGTASVKITEAEDKDESIQSGSVHKFTWLFENRPIDTIKEVEETSENRHILSDVKGGDVGNKKFIFETFSLDQIHNEDKVMECKSVPTEELLKKGDVKSCTMLFETQPLYAIRDKEGQFHEVTTVKKEEVMSGDVRGARWMFETKPLDAIKQQDEIFVIRAVTQEDIQKGDVKTARWRFETQPLDSLTTGEKPPVKTVEDVQEGDVQLNKQLFESQDVNQKKYVRMVSVSDVQQGDVRTSTWLFENHPIDTLKGEFQESVSVQTVHREDNQKGDVKRSTWLFETQPLDALKESEPNVKILEEMPRADVKSTTWLFESTPLDKLSSESTTETMEMVESVRKTLHCLFNFNAIRSHGIVIEANKCRSVKMAKYQLIESQGPVIQKEEVIEGNIKGIMLQLLHRTNVEPQGILLKEDEQGNVQVTKLELSVSQQQSSTKTEGALMKADVAQAIDNLLSQDTSVTKGILIQETERGHAEMTIYSLFSHQESRAESQEVIKGDVKSTIGSLLATTQEQKTAASVTLGQSEKGNVHLYRSCIEKGDLNYLKNLQEETCEDDTDSPPKEQIEIVQGDVEGAKRHLHQHKEQVQKSIKDIVPGNIKSTKQVFLSENVSEQSSVQKEEILRGDITAAKQSLGQAMSQPIVVEKEEIVSGDIKATLQSLERAKIQSKQLEREIIVPGTIYDITVPLEETGSTTNGNETVVLVTRDTCAEKHGIEQGNQAATCVVMEDAHSSDLQAAMKSLRQATAEAKTVQHHVQERHHAVSQAHREQHTQHVAQQKTSVQHTRTVQTSMQMKETVEQKKQLSSVTRVEESTVSSKSQQKITSAQQKLL
- the LOC117399265 gene encoding xin actin-binding repeat-containing protein 1-like isoform X1; translation: MAENTKQTQVSKTTNGHKLEEDLPPPPPPGPQQEGLAPTEEQDPSFIPVPPPKETFCTFYQQQQKNELKRLYRHMHPELRNKLEVVVCKELEDMMNSDQIQALAAAEAGLQGEVQSMRWIFENWKLDSIGEHHATKKMLEDETVPGGNVKGTSSLFEHQSEQSTLLSTSKTACENEQIKGAVHTATWLFETQPLDCLNKLYPEEDEMVEAVLKEPMQRGDVKGARLLFESCPLDALGRCNSVEDRSILKLRSEIQEQKGDVQKTVKLFQTEPCCAIRDGTGNIYEIKSICREEIQSDSVKTARWLFETQPLDFINRDRSEVRIIRGISLEEAQKGGVDKKRWMFETQSLDTIHESIQEEKFQASTEVVERADVDNKRILFETQPLAALKWECSKDTSSNEEIVGGDVRSTMWLFETQPMENLKDSFEVGRLKKVTVTEDERGTVKERKEVFETCTLDSICKEASHEESSSNGQGIEKGDVKSYKHLFETIPLGSISHTESESIAKQEELMTGNVKDNRALFETSPLYAIKDSTGNYHEVTTVSREQVINGNVQNYKWMFETRYLDQFEEGAGKVEIIKGITRQEVQAGDVKTAKWLFETQPLGCIHNQINPTEEHSSVKKEVSEKGNVRTCRWLFETQPMDILYEKSEMKQEEETIPKADVKSHTWLFETQPLDAIKETSEQYLKVCNVYQDDVKTVDVKTVKHLFETESLDSLAEQGVRYVSKVDVQSGDVSRVKEIFETKSLDTIGTASVKITEAEDKDESIQSGSVHKFTWLFENRPIDTIKEVEETSENRHILSDVKGGDVGNKKFIFETFSLDQIHNEDKVMECKSVPTEELLKKGDVKSCTMLFETQPLYAIRDKEGQFHEVTTVKKEEVMSGDVRGARWMFETKPLDAIKQQDEIFVIRAVTQEDIQKGDVKTARWRFETQPLDSLTTGEKPPVKTVEDVQEGDVQLNKQLFESQDVNQKKYVRMVSVSDVQQGDVRTSTWLFENHPIDTLKGEFQESVSVQTVHREDNQKGDVKRSTWLFETQPLDALKESEPNVKILEEMPRADVKSTTWLFESTPLDKLSSESTTETMEMVESVRKTLHCLFNFNAIRSHGIVIEANKCRSVKMAKYQLIESQGPVIQKEEVIEGNIKGIMLQLLHRTNVEPQGILLKEDEQGNVQVTKLELSVSQQQSSTKTEGALMKADVAQAIDNLLSQDTSVTKGILIQETERGHAEMTIYSLFSHQESRAESQEVIKGDVKSTIGSLLATTQEQKTAASVTLGQSEKGNVHLYRSCIEKGDLNYLKNLQEETCEDDTDSPPKEQIEIVQGDVEGAKRHLHQHKEQVQKSIKDIVPGNIKSTKQVFLSENVSEQSSVQKEEILRGDITAAKQSLGQAMSQPIVVEKEEIVSGDIKATLQSLERAKIQSKQLEREIIVPGTIYDITVPLEETGSTTNGNETVVLVTRDTCAEKHGIEQGNQAATCVVMEDAHSSDLQAAMKSLRQATAEAKTVQHHVQERHHAVSQAHREQHTQHVAQQKTSVQHTRTVQTSMQMKETVEQKKQLSSVTRVEESTVSSKSQQKITSAQQKVSDSVEIHPIGACQQSEVAKSADNNVYDGVSQPLAAVVNPFINSDYDMQSSQEKAEQEIAVRGDVKAAIKSLQNAAAGQRAVDKEDVVRGDLHATLQSLEKSSINVSKGDYKAAMIYKNARQSYLVSTKKNNTESVVVSVPPSDTELPSPVAVTDRERQPSTTLSDATVTHTCKENKTNNSTDSSTTLSDATVTHTCKENKTNNSTNSSTPLPPKTCEKAPSPKPAVPPKPEHLAAGSSAAQAKRPIPPPKHLREDQLAPTIPPKAQRQLPAKFTPPPLPPKPSCYQETSMTKSVETSEKESFHAEVSQNSKHMDMHCEASGVQCVTGSTAVSTKKVIRTPLQLAEEKYKHRKEGQSKDNTSNKQLTQKKPSTVNPETRGEVTEKIEHVPHKTQATEEMQGFMPSYSDDSTTANEMHESFQTALQSFGGRKTGSVHVSPPTETNKGVFVTAPALPKKVKISQANATNIICTSEGKRCTEQEESITQQTYNQALQCATEATSSEQGSKIQSEIHTPSVQVSFNCQPKEQIEQQENKVVLRKKKTGRETEDERRQRLSFHRDEIIRGNVSAAMDIFENLKKREELQIILSKVEEFEGETFKVDVRSLKKLFENVPEWIVVPSNKVRQIKPKEQKKVERIEPKKDDTESTSSVELVFEDLERASAEIIHLKEQTLARLMDIEESIRKALFSVSNLKSESDIAGLSGLFKESLGTEQCSSSSSNIRKISISTNKAETENTKQVSGRNEEEDVVLQGKSDQVQNPTLEIPTGKPRASSPSSPSYISIQSAARKTKVAMSEKQGAADLPQSNSSNTRPAGCEPRNADVSRHSDPLQQATLNNVFSPLNPRRQKSMLELKTVPEAAGRVGTKTVTEKYEETDCFGNKIITSKTSTTVTKQSETNTSSTYEVVANPAVYEVMTSPLVKRPLCHSAENRVNEGGMVCVTFGTPKAGKNLH